A genomic stretch from Acetobacter ascendens includes:
- the aroC gene encoding chorismate synthase encodes MSYNTFGQLFRVTTWGESHGPAIGCVVDGCPPRLALTEADIQPFLDKRKPGQSAFTTQRKEPDQVRILSGVFEGQTTGTPISLMIENTDQRSRDYGDIARTYRPGHADLTYDLKYGIRDYRGGGRSSARETACRVAAGAVARKILGEGVRIRAALVQLGPHDIDRTRWDWEEVNRNPFFCPDAGVVAEWEEYLAGIRKAGSSIGAVIEVVAEGVPAGLGAPVYGKLDSDLAAALMSINAVKGVEIGDGFASASLTGQENADPLYMRDGKLTFGANHAGGILGGISSGQPIVARFAVKPTSSMLTPVPSITTDGKETKVITKGRHDPCVGIRAVPVGEAMMACVLADHLMRHRAQVS; translated from the coding sequence GTGTCTTACAATACCTTCGGACAGCTTTTTCGTGTGACCACTTGGGGTGAAAGCCACGGCCCAGCCATTGGGTGTGTTGTGGATGGATGCCCGCCACGTCTGGCGTTAACAGAAGCTGATATTCAGCCGTTTCTAGATAAGCGCAAGCCGGGGCAATCTGCCTTTACCACACAGCGTAAAGAACCGGACCAGGTGCGTATTCTGTCTGGCGTGTTCGAAGGGCAGACAACAGGCACGCCTATCTCTCTGATGATTGAAAACACAGATCAGCGCTCGCGCGATTACGGCGATATTGCCCGCACATATCGTCCTGGCCATGCTGATCTGACGTATGACCTCAAATACGGCATCCGTGATTATCGTGGTGGCGGGCGTTCTTCTGCGCGTGAAACGGCTTGCCGTGTGGCGGCAGGTGCTGTGGCCCGCAAGATTCTGGGCGAGGGCGTGCGTATTCGCGCGGCTTTGGTGCAGCTTGGCCCGCATGATATCGACCGCACGCGTTGGGATTGGGAAGAGGTAAACCGTAATCCATTTTTCTGCCCGGATGCCGGTGTTGTAGCGGAATGGGAAGAATATCTTGCAGGTATTCGCAAGGCAGGATCTTCCATCGGTGCCGTTATTGAGGTTGTGGCCGAGGGGGTGCCCGCCGGTTTGGGTGCTCCCGTTTACGGCAAGCTGGATTCAGATCTGGCCGCTGCTCTTATGAGCATTAACGCCGTAAAAGGTGTGGAAATTGGTGATGGCTTTGCTTCTGCATCCCTCACAGGGCAGGAAAATGCAGATCCGTTATATATGCGTGATGGCAAGCTGACTTTCGGCGCTAACCACGCGGGTGGTATTCTGGGTGGTATTTCCAGCGGTCAGCCTATTGTGGCGCGCTTTGCCGTTAAGCCTACCAGCTCCATGCTCACGCCGGTTCCGTCCATCACAACTGATGGCAAGGAAACAAAAGTGATTACCAAAGGCCGGCATGACCCATGCGTAGGTATTCGTGCCGTACCAGTGGGTGAAGCCATGATGGCCTGCGTGTTGGCAGACCATCTTATGCGCCACCGGGCACAGGTGAGCTAA
- a CDS encoding OsmC family protein, with product MSIVKYGTAHWEGAIKEGKGTISTESGALKDQPYGFNTRFEGKPGSNPEELLGAAHAACFSMAFSLILGEAGLTASAIDTRADVSLDKKDGGVEIDKVNLTLKARIPGATADQFEKLATKAKEGCPVSKLFKGASITLEATLLD from the coding sequence ATGAGTATTGTTAAATACGGTACAGCACATTGGGAAGGCGCCATTAAGGAAGGCAAAGGCACAATTTCCACCGAAAGCGGCGCCTTAAAAGATCAGCCTTATGGCTTTAACACCCGCTTTGAAGGCAAGCCCGGCTCTAACCCTGAAGAGCTTTTGGGCGCTGCACATGCGGCCTGTTTTTCCATGGCTTTTTCGCTGATTCTGGGTGAAGCAGGATTAACCGCTTCTGCCATTGATACGCGCGCAGATGTCAGCCTGGATAAAAAGGATGGCGGGGTTGAAATAGATAAAGTCAATCTCACCCTTAAGGCGCGTATTCCGGGCGCTACGGCGGATCAGTTTGAAAAACTGGCTACAAAAGCCAAGGAAGGCTGCCCTGTTTCCAAACTCTTCAAAGGGGCCTCCATTACTTTGGAAGCCACTCTGCTAGACTAA
- a CDS encoding malate:quinone oxidoreductase, translated as MSSTTTDTASSVDVVLIGGGVMSATLGTLLRQLQPDWSISIFERLDSVAEESSNAWNNAGTGHSALCELNYTPQQADGSVDITKAINVNEQFQVSRQFWTYLVEQNILASARDFLTPVPHMSFVWGDKNVSFLQARYKALSEHPLFSGMEFTQDQAQIAQWAPLIMRNRPAGQNLAVTRSLRGTDVNFGALTRLLFTYLVSTPACTLHTKHDVHDIRRDADGRWVIKVQDTRLHTEREVKARFVFIGGGGGALPLLQKTGIPEARGIGGFPVSGQFLRCTNPDLIAQHHAKIYGKASVGAPPMSVPHLDTRMIDGTPALLFGPYAGFSTRFLKNGSLMDLPRSIRASNISAMLAVARDNWPLTKYLIEQVMQTHNDRIKALRDFIPDAQAKDWELVVAGQRVQIIKKDAKKGGVLQFGTEVISSADGSVAALLGASPGASTAAPIMLTVLKKCFASKLPEWEDKLKQIIPSYGQKLADNPALCTQLFDKTTSVLGLKEV; from the coding sequence ATGAGTTCCACCACGACCGATACCGCTTCTTCTGTTGATGTCGTCCTGATCGGTGGGGGCGTCATGAGCGCCACGCTGGGAACCCTGCTGCGGCAGCTTCAGCCGGACTGGAGCATTAGCATTTTTGAACGCCTGGATAGCGTGGCGGAAGAAAGCTCCAACGCCTGGAACAACGCCGGCACAGGCCATTCTGCTTTGTGTGAACTGAACTACACGCCACAGCAGGCCGATGGCAGCGTTGATATCACCAAAGCGATTAACGTAAACGAGCAGTTTCAGGTTTCCCGCCAGTTCTGGACCTATCTGGTTGAGCAGAACATTCTGGCTTCTGCGCGAGATTTTCTAACCCCTGTGCCGCATATGAGCTTTGTGTGGGGGGATAAAAACGTGTCCTTCCTGCAAGCACGTTATAAGGCGCTGAGTGAGCACCCGCTGTTTTCCGGTATGGAGTTTACGCAGGATCAGGCGCAGATCGCACAATGGGCGCCGCTGATTATGCGCAACCGCCCTGCAGGGCAAAATTTGGCTGTAACCCGCAGCTTGCGTGGCACGGATGTAAACTTTGGTGCGTTAACGCGCTTGCTGTTTACCTACCTGGTCAGCACCCCGGCTTGCACGTTGCATACAAAGCATGATGTGCATGACATCCGCCGTGATGCGGATGGCCGCTGGGTTATCAAGGTGCAGGATACACGCCTGCATACCGAGCGTGAAGTTAAGGCACGGTTTGTCTTTATTGGTGGTGGTGGTGGTGCCCTGCCGCTGTTGCAGAAAACGGGCATTCCAGAAGCTCGCGGTATTGGTGGCTTCCCCGTTAGTGGGCAGTTCCTGCGCTGTACCAACCCGGATCTGATTGCCCAGCACCATGCCAAGATTTATGGCAAGGCTTCTGTTGGTGCGCCTCCCATGTCTGTTCCGCATTTGGATACACGCATGATAGATGGCACCCCAGCATTGTTGTTTGGCCCATATGCTGGCTTTTCCACCCGGTTCCTGAAAAACGGTTCCTTGATGGACTTGCCGCGTTCTATCCGGGCAAGCAACATCAGCGCTATGCTGGCTGTGGCCCGTGATAACTGGCCGCTGACCAAGTATCTGATCGAACAGGTCATGCAGACCCACAATGATCGGATCAAGGCGCTGCGCGACTTTATCCCTGATGCACAGGCCAAGGATTGGGAATTGGTTGTGGCTGGCCAGCGTGTGCAGATTATCAAAAAAGATGCGAAAAAAGGCGGTGTTCTGCAGTTTGGTACGGAAGTTATTTCCAGCGCAGATGGTTCTGTGGCCGCACTTCTGGGGGCTTCTCCGGGTGCATCAACCGCAGCCCCAATTATGCTGACAGTGCTGAAAAAGTGCTTTGCCAGCAAGCTGCCTGAATGGGAAGATAAGCTGAAGCAGATTATCCCATCTTACGGCCAGAAACTGGCAGATAATCCGGCACTTTGCACGCAGCTATTTGATAAAACCACCAGCGTTCTGGGGCTGAAAGAAGTCTAA
- a CDS encoding 6-pyruvoyl trahydropterin synthase family protein, which yields MPDLVFTRRFSMGHRLIHGASESCALPHGHNEFVTVRLKPTAFAPLDGKGNMPVSFQKAKSTWHRFVDEKLDHALQLAEDDPLLAWFQTNEPARAARIVITPGDPTTELMVCLLMAKINAFLAAEGGVLWCSELSIQETPTNTVSFSGNPAEFIPAPRPPENCWWNRADMSISDTNSPVTFI from the coding sequence ATGCCTGATCTTGTTTTTACCCGTCGTTTTTCCATGGGCCATCGGCTTATTCATGGTGCGAGTGAAAGCTGCGCCCTGCCCCACGGCCATAATGAATTTGTGACCGTACGCCTAAAGCCAACAGCTTTTGCGCCGCTGGATGGCAAAGGCAACATGCCGGTATCCTTCCAGAAAGCCAAAAGCACGTGGCATCGTTTTGTAGATGAAAAGCTGGATCATGCCCTGCAACTTGCAGAGGATGATCCGCTACTGGCGTGGTTTCAAACCAACGAGCCAGCCCGTGCGGCCCGTATTGTTATTACACCGGGAGACCCTACCACAGAATTAATGGTCTGCCTGCTTATGGCCAAGATCAACGCCTTTTTGGCAGCAGAAGGCGGCGTTTTGTGGTGCTCTGAACTCAGTATTCAGGAAACACCCACCAACACGGTCTCTTTTTCTGGCAATCCAGCAGAGTTTATCCCTGCCCCACGGCCACCAGAAAATTGCTGGTGGAACCGGGCAGATATGAGCATATCCGATACCAATAGCCCGGTTACCTTTATCTAA
- the queC gene encoding 7-cyano-7-deazaguanine synthase QueC produces MPLPARDKQESALVLFSGGQDSATCLAWALERYGRVETLGFDYGQRHAVELECRASIRQGLAHQNPVWAERLEEDHTLPLHALGEVSETSLTRDAEISMAENGLPNTFVPGRNLIFLTFAAALAARRGIKHIVTGVCETDYSGYPDCRDDTIKALQVALNLGMESRYVLHTPLMWLDKAETWELAEELGGQPLVELINKESHTCYLGERGTLHAWGHGCGTCPACQLRKSGWDEYIVHKKGTQTHA; encoded by the coding sequence ATGCCTCTTCCTGCCCGTGATAAACAGGAATCTGCCCTCGTTCTATTCTCTGGAGGCCAAGATTCCGCAACCTGTCTGGCATGGGCGCTGGAACGCTATGGGCGCGTAGAAACACTGGGGTTTGATTACGGCCAGCGCCATGCGGTTGAACTGGAATGCCGTGCGAGCATTCGCCAAGGGCTTGCGCATCAGAATCCCGTCTGGGCTGAGCGTTTGGAGGAAGACCACACTCTGCCCTTGCACGCACTGGGCGAGGTTTCTGAAACATCTTTAACGCGAGATGCTGAAATCAGCATGGCGGAAAACGGCCTGCCCAATACGTTTGTGCCGGGCCGAAACCTGATTTTTCTAACCTTTGCGGCTGCTTTGGCGGCGCGACGTGGCATTAAGCACATTGTCACTGGCGTGTGCGAAACTGATTACTCGGGCTATCCAGATTGCCGGGATGATACCATCAAGGCCCTACAGGTTGCGCTCAACCTTGGCATGGAATCCCGCTACGTTCTACACACCCCTTTGATGTGGCTGGATAAAGCCGAGACATGGGAACTAGCTGAAGAGCTTGGCGGGCAACCGCTTGTTGAGCTTATTAATAAAGAAAGCCACACCTGTTATTTAGGAGAGCGCGGCACATTGCACGCATGGGGGCATGGCTGCGGCACTTGCCCCGCCTGCCAACTGCGTAAATCTGGGTGGGATGAGTACATAGTCCACAAAAAAGGCACGCAGACACATGCCTGA
- the queE gene encoding 7-carboxy-7-deazaguanine synthase gives MTYSVKEIFLTLQGEGGQAGRAAVFCRFTGCNLWSGREEDRAKAICQFCDTDFIGTDGVNGGKFENAVELAATIASFWPQPTQDVKATGQKLVVFTGGEPLLQLDSALINAMHAQDFTIAVESNGTVIAPEGIDWLCISPKAGAELVQKAGTELKLVFPQSGIDPSTLENFDFQHFWLQPMDGPQQAANTQAAIEYCLEHPLWGLSLQTHKLIGIP, from the coding sequence ATGACGTATTCGGTTAAAGAAATTTTTCTTACTCTTCAGGGTGAAGGCGGACAGGCCGGTCGCGCGGCTGTTTTCTGCCGCTTTACAGGCTGCAACCTATGGTCTGGGCGAGAGGAAGATCGGGCTAAAGCCATCTGTCAGTTTTGCGATACCGATTTCATCGGCACAGATGGCGTGAACGGCGGCAAGTTTGAAAATGCGGTAGAACTGGCGGCAACCATTGCCAGCTTCTGGCCGCAGCCTACGCAGGATGTAAAAGCAACCGGCCAAAAACTGGTTGTTTTTACAGGGGGTGAACCCCTGCTCCAGCTTGATTCTGCCTTGATAAACGCCATGCATGCCCAAGACTTTACTATTGCAGTAGAAAGCAACGGCACAGTCATCGCGCCCGAAGGCATAGACTGGTTGTGCATCAGCCCCAAAGCCGGGGCTGAACTGGTGCAAAAAGCGGGAACCGAGCTGAAACTTGTATTCCCGCAATCGGGCATTGACCCATCTACTCTGGAAAATTTTGATTTCCAACATTTCTGGCTTCAGCCTATGGATGGCCCGCAACAAGCAGCTAACACGCAGGCCGCTATTGAATACTGCCTGGAACACCCTTTATGGGGGCTTTCACTCCAGACCCACAAGCTTATCGGAATACCTTAA
- the bioB gene encoding biotin synthase BioB, with protein sequence MPDGSSPLAHSSVTSSSEVRHDWTVAEVQALLDLPFPELMFRAQTLHRAAFDPTETQISTLLSIKTGGCPEDCAYCPQSAKHEQGVKADKLMAVEAVLTEAKKAKAAGASRFCMGAAWRSPKERDLDTVCAMIEGVKQLGMETCVTLGMLDNAQAHKLHDAGLDYYNHNLDTSPEYYGEIISTRTYQERLDTLSNVRDAGINVCCGGIVGLGENETDRAGLITALATLPAHPESVPINLLVKVEGTPLAKADEVEPLDFVRMIAAARITMPKSRVRLAAGRENMSDETQALCFLAGANSIFYGERLLTTPNPQATRDRTLLDKLGMHTTGIGLPSA encoded by the coding sequence ATGCCTGATGGTTCTTCCCCACTCGCTCACTCTTCTGTCACCTCCTCTTCGGAAGTCCGCCATGATTGGACGGTCGCAGAAGTTCAGGCTCTGCTTGACCTACCGTTTCCTGAGCTGATGTTCAGGGCACAAACGCTGCACCGTGCTGCGTTTGACCCAACGGAAACCCAAATTTCCACGTTGCTTTCCATTAAAACTGGTGGCTGCCCGGAAGATTGCGCCTACTGCCCACAAAGCGCCAAGCATGAGCAAGGCGTAAAGGCAGACAAGCTGATGGCTGTTGAAGCCGTGTTGACTGAGGCCAAAAAGGCCAAAGCCGCTGGGGCCAGCCGTTTTTGCATGGGGGCTGCTTGGCGTTCCCCCAAGGAACGTGATTTGGATACCGTGTGCGCCATGATTGAAGGCGTAAAGCAGTTGGGGATGGAAACCTGCGTAACGCTGGGCATGCTGGATAACGCGCAGGCCCATAAACTGCATGATGCCGGGCTGGATTATTACAACCATAATCTGGATACTTCCCCCGAATATTATGGGGAAATCATCAGCACCCGCACTTATCAGGAACGGCTGGATACGCTTTCCAACGTGCGGGATGCCGGCATCAATGTATGCTGCGGCGGCATTGTTGGTTTGGGTGAAAATGAAACAGATCGTGCTGGCCTGATTACGGCCCTTGCCACCCTGCCCGCACACCCTGAAAGCGTGCCGATCAATCTGCTGGTTAAAGTGGAAGGCACGCCGCTGGCCAAAGCAGACGAAGTGGAACCGCTTGATTTTGTGCGCATGATTGCCGCTGCCCGCATTACCATGCCCAAAAGCCGCGTACGCCTTGCTGCTGGCCGCGAAAACATGAGTGATGAAACACAGGCGCTCTGCTTTTTGGCTGGTGCCAACTCCATTTTCTATGGTGAACGCCTGCTGACCACCCCAAACCCACAAGCCACACGTGACAGAACTTTGCTGGATAAGCTTGGGATGCACACAACAGGCATTGGCCTACCTTCTGCATAA
- a CDS encoding putative hemolysin: MSAKKGVSGAILAVALTGILGGCHEQHEENANRAVRPLRMPNPAAVYCVKKGGTLSTESTDKGQISYCHLPDGSVMEEWELFRKDNPMPKK, translated from the coding sequence ATGTCTGCAAAAAAAGGCGTTTCCGGCGCAATCCTTGCCGTAGCACTAACCGGCATTTTGGGTGGCTGCCATGAACAGCATGAAGAAAATGCTAATCGAGCTGTGCGGCCGTTGCGGATGCCTAATCCGGCGGCAGTTTATTGTGTGAAGAAGGGTGGCACGCTGAGCACCGAAAGCACAGACAAAGGGCAGATCAGCTACTGCCATCTGCCGGACGGTAGCGTGATGGAAGAATGGGAGCTGTTCCGTAAGGACAATCCGATGCCCAAAAAGTAA
- a CDS encoding phosphoadenylyl-sulfate reductase: MGSLLYLYHVVNYIFCHTGLCVVTALSDDTATIAKQLVPVQENPVLLLHKASELLGDRLAVLSSFGAESALLLAMVAEADPAMKVLFLNAGKHFPQTLEYRQNLADFLHLSNVQDVAPQPQQVENRDPTGELWAFDPDACCALRKVEPLKVASLPYEALVTGRKRGQAATRSTLEIVELREDGQLRLNPLAFWSAEDITQEMQRRGLPPHPLVAEGYLSIGCAPCTQPVNGAQDARAGRWAGLNKTECGIHIKH, encoded by the coding sequence GTGGGTTCCTTATTATATCTGTATCACGTCGTTAATTACATTTTCTGTCATACGGGTTTGTGTGTAGTGACCGCTCTTTCTGATGATACAGCGACCATAGCAAAGCAGCTTGTGCCCGTGCAGGAGAACCCAGTTCTTCTGCTGCACAAGGCAAGTGAGCTTTTGGGTGACAGGTTGGCTGTCCTCTCCTCTTTTGGGGCGGAATCTGCGTTGCTTCTGGCTATGGTGGCAGAGGCTGATCCGGCCATGAAAGTGCTGTTTCTGAATGCCGGGAAACACTTTCCGCAAACCCTTGAATATCGGCAGAATTTGGCAGATTTTCTGCACCTTTCCAACGTTCAGGACGTGGCGCCACAGCCCCAGCAGGTCGAAAATCGGGATCCTACGGGGGAATTGTGGGCGTTTGATCCTGATGCCTGCTGCGCCTTACGCAAGGTGGAGCCCCTAAAGGTGGCTTCTCTGCCCTATGAAGCGCTGGTTACCGGGCGTAAACGTGGGCAGGCTGCAACAAGATCCACGCTGGAAATTGTGGAATTACGAGAAGATGGGCAGTTGCGGCTTAACCCTCTTGCATTTTGGAGTGCGGAAGACATTACGCAAGAAATGCAGCGCCGGGGGCTGCCTCCTCACCCGTTGGTGGCGGAAGGCTATCTTTCCATCGGCTGCGCCCCATGCACGCAACCAGTCAATGGTGCGCAGGATGCACGGGCCGGACGCTGGGCCGGGTTGAACAAAACCGAATGCGGCATCCATATCAAACACTAA
- the cysD gene encoding sulfate adenylyltransferase subunit CysD, which yields MDHLDQLEAQSVFILREAYRKLKPLAMLWSLGKDSNVMVWLAKKAFLGRVPFPVMHVDTGKKFPEMYKFRDEYAKKWDLNLLLGECPPVEDMDPSLPPAARSAARKTAGLAAMIEKHKLQGVIAGIRRDEQGTRAKERVFSPRGASHKWDIRNQPPEFWDQYATPHEEGMHIRVHPLLAWREIDIWRYIEREGIPLVDLYFSKNGKRYRSLGDSDITFPVESNASTLAEVIEELETTKTSERAGRAMDHESEDAFERLRVAGYL from the coding sequence ATGGATCATCTTGATCAACTCGAAGCTCAGAGCGTTTTTATTCTGAGAGAAGCTTACAGAAAGCTCAAACCTCTGGCCATGCTGTGGTCTTTGGGTAAAGATTCCAATGTTATGGTCTGGCTGGCCAAAAAGGCGTTTCTGGGCCGGGTTCCCTTCCCTGTCATGCATGTTGATACCGGCAAAAAGTTCCCGGAAATGTACAAATTCCGCGATGAATACGCCAAAAAATGGGATCTCAATCTGCTGCTGGGCGAGTGCCCGCCGGTAGAAGATATGGATCCTTCCCTTCCGCCTGCCGCTCGTTCTGCTGCGCGTAAAACAGCAGGCCTTGCCGCCATGATCGAAAAGCACAAGCTACAAGGCGTTATTGCCGGTATCCGCCGTGATGAGCAGGGAACGCGCGCCAAGGAACGTGTTTTCAGCCCGCGTGGTGCCAGCCATAAATGGGATATTCGTAACCAGCCGCCCGAATTCTGGGATCAGTACGCAACTCCGCACGAAGAAGGCATGCATATTCGCGTGCATCCGCTGCTGGCTTGGCGTGAAATTGATATCTGGCGCTATATCGAGCGGGAAGGCATTCCGCTGGTTGATCTGTATTTCTCCAAAAACGGCAAGCGTTACCGCTCTTTGGGTGATTCAGACATCACCTTCCCGGTAGAAAGCAACGCTTCCACCTTGGCGGAAGTGATTGAAGAACTGGAAACAACCAAAACGTCTGAACGCGCAGGCCGCGCAATGGATCATGAATCCGAAGATGCTTTTGAACGCCTGCGTGTGGCGGGTTACCTCTGA
- the cysC gene encoding adenylyl-sulfate kinase — protein sequence MSEKIYSSQDAATPIVIVGHVDHGKSTLIGRLLHDTDSLQDGKVAQIIESSKKRGLKIEWSFLLDSLQIERDQGVTVDSTRIPFRLGQREFVIVDAPGHRQFLRNMITGAADAEAAVLVVDAQEGAREQTRRHAMLLHLIGIRHVIVLLNKVDLLDFDQTKVEAVEKSVTELLNKLGLEAALFVPASARDGDNIASRSERSPWYKGPTLTEALASVPSPASRSELALRLPVQDVYRFDNTRYVAGRVERGRVRVGDTVIIGTQKTPARIASIESWHTAPHVSASAGQSIAVTLEPDVIPDRGDLLHHADARPMEASRVRVRLFWLRQEPLRVGEHFRLRLATAEHAVTVTAIDKVVDLDDLTEHPGTKVPPEGFAEIVLSAAENIQFDPFTPGTTDGRGVLVDRQQRIVGGAPIIGPANIADGEKVIHPSASTVTVQDRERAKGHKGSVFWLTGLSGSGKSTLGRAAETRLFADGVDVTVLDGDTLRAGLCKDLGFSEADRTENVRRAAEVARLLRDAGQVVIVALISPLRSDRDLARQIIGDGFEEVFVDADLGTCEQRDPKGLYAAARAGKISGFTGIDAPYEAPGIPALRLVTGKDSVEAATKTLVTFVEDTVRNKTGARAQS from the coding sequence ATGAGCGAAAAAATTTATTCATCTCAGGATGCCGCCACGCCAATCGTGATTGTGGGGCACGTTGACCACGGTAAATCCACCCTAATCGGGCGTTTGCTGCACGATACGGACAGCCTTCAGGATGGTAAGGTTGCCCAGATTATTGAATCGTCCAAAAAGCGCGGCCTGAAGATTGAATGGAGCTTCTTGCTGGACTCCCTTCAAATCGAGCGCGATCAGGGCGTTACGGTTGATTCCACCCGCATTCCGTTTCGCTTGGGCCAGCGCGAATTTGTGATTGTGGATGCGCCGGGACACCGCCAGTTCCTGCGTAACATGATTACAGGTGCCGCCGATGCAGAAGCCGCCGTGCTGGTGGTGGATGCACAGGAAGGTGCGCGTGAGCAGACACGCCGGCACGCCATGCTGCTGCACCTTATCGGCATTCGCCATGTTATTGTGCTGCTGAACAAGGTGGATCTGCTTGATTTCGACCAGACCAAGGTAGAAGCGGTCGAAAAGTCTGTAACGGAACTTCTCAACAAACTGGGGCTGGAAGCTGCTCTGTTTGTTCCGGCTTCTGCGCGTGATGGTGATAACATTGCCAGCCGCTCAGAACGCTCTCCGTGGTATAAAGGCCCTACGCTGACAGAAGCTCTGGCCAGCGTGCCCTCACCCGCTTCCCGCTCCGAACTGGCGTTGCGTCTGCCGGTGCAGGACGTATATCGTTTTGATAACACCCGCTATGTGGCTGGGCGTGTTGAGCGCGGTCGTGTGCGCGTGGGCGATACGGTTATTATCGGCACGCAGAAAACCCCTGCTCGCATTGCTTCGATTGAAAGTTGGCATACGGCGCCGCATGTGTCTGCCTCTGCTGGGCAGTCCATCGCCGTAACGCTGGAACCAGACGTGATTCCCGATCGTGGTGACCTGCTGCATCATGCTGATGCACGGCCAATGGAAGCCTCCCGCGTGCGGGTGCGCCTGTTCTGGCTGCGTCAGGAACCGCTGCGTGTGGGTGAACACTTCCGCCTACGTCTGGCCACGGCAGAACATGCTGTTACCGTGACGGCTATTGATAAAGTGGTGGATCTGGATGATCTGACAGAACACCCCGGCACCAAAGTTCCGCCCGAAGGTTTTGCGGAAATCGTACTGTCTGCGGCAGAAAACATTCAGTTTGACCCGTTCACCCCCGGCACGACAGATGGCCGCGGCGTGTTGGTTGACCGCCAACAGCGTATTGTGGGCGGCGCGCCTATTATTGGCCCAGCCAATATTGCCGATGGTGAAAAGGTTATTCACCCAAGTGCTAGCACCGTTACCGTGCAGGACCGTGAACGCGCCAAAGGTCACAAAGGCTCTGTGTTCTGGCTGACCGGCCTATCTGGCTCTGGCAAAAGCACGCTGGGCCGTGCAGCAGAAACCCGTTTGTTTGCAGATGGTGTGGATGTAACCGTGCTGGATGGTGATACGCTGCGTGCCGGCCTGTGCAAAGATCTGGGCTTCTCTGAAGCTGATCGGACCGAAAACGTGCGCCGTGCTGCAGAAGTAGCACGCTTGCTGCGTGATGCTGGTCAGGTTGTGATTGTGGCCCTGATCTCCCCACTGCGTTCCGACCGTGATCTGGCCCGCCAGATTATTGGAGACGGGTTTGAGGAAGTGTTTGTAGATGCCGATCTTGGCACTTGCGAACAACGAGACCCCAAGGGCCTGTATGCAGCCGCACGCGCAGGAAAAATCAGCGGCTTTACAGGCATTGATGCCCCGTATGAAGCCCCAGGCATACCTGCCCTGCGACTGGTAACCGGTAAGGATAGCGTAGAGGCTGCCACAAAAACGCTGGTGACTTTTGTAGAAGACACCGTGCGTAACAAAACCGGCGCCCGCGCGCAGTCTTAA
- a CDS encoding DUF2849 domain-containing protein yields MDRRNNRRDEQGLSVVTANRLLDGRIVWLDAQGKWQLFIQQAHPFPNAEMEQVLARQNAKAAADEVVGVYGVQVEQTSSGLLPITTRERIRALGPSVHAEFTPAWQAAQHASA; encoded by the coding sequence TTGGATCGGAGAAACAATCGGCGGGATGAACAGGGGCTGAGCGTTGTTACAGCCAACCGTCTGCTTGATGGGCGCATTGTATGGTTGGATGCGCAAGGTAAGTGGCAACTTTTTATCCAGCAGGCGCACCCTTTCCCCAATGCGGAAATGGAACAAGTTCTGGCCCGCCAAAACGCAAAAGCTGCTGCGGATGAAGTGGTTGGGGTGTATGGTGTACAAGTCGAGCAAACATCGTCTGGCTTGCTGCCCATAACCACGCGGGAGCGTATTCGTGCCCTTGGGCCAAGCGTTCATGCCGAGTTCACACCTGCATGGCAGGCTGCGCAACACGCCAGCGCCTGA